In Pseudoliparis swirei isolate HS2019 ecotype Mariana Trench chromosome 11, NWPU_hadal_v1, whole genome shotgun sequence, a genomic segment contains:
- the LOC130201058 gene encoding sex comb on midleg-like protein 4: MSVPAATAQNSDGNNSEMQSAAVAPSFLPSQSGKIPGRKRGRPPLRNVAKMDFPNRYPESLPPLKVPKKRGRKPGFKLKPRMVMTPLAISPPSSTPEPDMSSIPQDAATIPHSATPQVLTVCIYINKQANTGPNLDRKKIQQLPDHFGPDRPSVVLQQAVQGCIDSAFLQKTVFTLLTQGYGGEKISATFDGKQHLLSLPVVNSIDYVLRFLKKLCRSLHCENLFSDQPITQHSGGSYHSDAETSMAEDYHLDQSDGKRYSMDPGESAFGSISSSYSPKSYGFRSSQQFTNGSASMSMCRQSATSPSTFPESNRTGGYSAASESQDSKAPSNKDPTTWSVDDVVWFIRDADPQALGPHSDVFRKHEIDGNALLLLKSDMIMKYLGLKLGPALKLCFHIDKLKQTKF; this comes from the exons ATGAGTGTACCTGCAGCAACGGCACAGAACTCAGACGGCAACAACAGTGAAATGCAATCAGCTGCAGtggctccctccttcctccccagcCAGTCGGGGAAGATACCGggcaggaagagagggagacccCCGCTCCGCAACGTCGCCAAGATGGATTTTCCAAATCGTTACCCCGAGTCGCTCCCTCCACTCAAAGTGCcaaagaagagggggagaaagcCGGGTTTCAAG ctcAAACCCAGGATGGTGATGACACCGTTGGCGATCTCTCCGCCCAGCAGCACCCCGGAGCCCGACATGAGCTCCATTCCGCAGGATGCCGCCACCATCCCCCACTCGGCCACGCCCCAGGTGCTTACAG TCTGTATTTACATCAACAAGCAGGCCAACACGGGCCCCAACCTGGACAGGAAGAAGATCCAGCAGCTCCCCGATCACTTCGGACCCGACAGGCCGTCCGTGGTACTGCAGCAGGCCGTCCAAGGCTGCATCGACAGCGCCTTCCTGCAGAAGACGGTGTTCACTCTCCTCACACAAGGCTACGGGGGAGAAAAAATATCAG CCACATTCGATGGGAAGCAGCACCTCCTCAGCCTCCCCGTGGTGAACAGCATCGACTATGTGCTGCGCTTTCTGAAGAAGCTTTGCCGCAGCCTGCACTGTGAAAACCTCTTCAGCGATCAGCCCATCACCCAACACAGCGGGGGCTCCTACCATTCAGATG CTGAGACGTCGATGGCCGAGGACTACCATTTAGACCAGTCCGACGGCAAGCGCTACTCCATGGACCCGGGCGAGTCCGCTTTCGGCTCCATCAGCTCGTCCTACTCGCCGAAGTCCTACGGGTTTCGCTCGTCGCAGCAGTTCACCAACGGCTCGGCCTCCATGAGCATGTGCAGACAGTCGGCCACCAGCCCGAGCACATTCCCAGAGAGCAACAGGACGG GAGGTTACAGCGCAGCTTCAGAGTCCCAGGACTCCAAAGCTCCATCCAACAAGGACCCAACCACCTGGTCTGTGGACGATGTGGTCTGGTTCATCAGGGATGCGGACCCCCAGGCTCTCGGCCCCCATTCAGACGTCTTTAGGAAACAT GAGATCGACGGGAACGCTTTGTTACTCCTGAAGAGCGACATGATCATGAAGTACCTCGGACTGAAGCTGGGTCCGGCCTTGAAGCTTTGCTTCCACATCGACAAACTAAAGCAGACTAAGTTCTGA